CGCCGTCACATGCCAGGGAATGTCCGGCGACAACCCCGCCAGGAACCCGGCCATCGCCTTTAATTCTTTCTCGCCGTCATTGAAACCCGGCACCAGCAGGGTCACCACCTCCACCCACACCCCCATGCCCGCCAGGCGTTCGAGTGTGTCCAGCACCGGCGCCAGCCGCCCGCCCAGCCGCCGGTACTGCCGGTCGTCGAAACTCTTCAGGTCCACCTTGCACAGGTCCAGCACGGGACGCAGGTATTCCAGAACCTCCGGCGTGGCGTGGCCGTTGCTCACAAACCCGCACAGCAGCCCCCGGTCCCGGGCCTCGGCGAAAACCGCCGCCGCCCACTCCGCCGTGATGAGCGGCTCGTTGTAGGTGCTCACCACCAGCCGCGCGCCGGACCACACCGCCGCCGAGGCAATCTCCGCCGCCGACATCGGCCGCACCTCGGTCCCCGCGTCCTCCTCGCGGAGCGCCTGGCTGCTCATCCAGTTCTGGCAGTAGCCGCAGTGCAGGTCGCACCCCAGCATGCCAAAGGACAGGGCGATGCTTCCGGGCAGGACATGAAAAAAGGGCTTCTTCTCCACCGGGTCCGCCTGGAGTCCAGCCACATACCCAAACGGCACCCGGAGTTTCCCCGCCTCGTTGTGCCGCACCTTGCAGACGCCCCGCCGGCCGGGCCGTATCAGGCAGCGGTGGCCGCAGGCAAGGCAGCGCACCGCGCCGTCCTTTTCATGAACCGACAGGGAGGGCGCGGCGTCCGCGGCGCGTAGGGAAAACAGCGCCTCAAGGCTGCCCCCTCGAAAGGATTTGCCGGATGCGGCGCGCGGCATGGTGACACTCCTGAACGCGGACAAACCCCGCGCAAGGGGATTGTATCACCCTTTGGCGTCCGGCATGGGGAAAGCGGCGCTCAATCGAACTGGCCGACGAGGGCGTTCACAAAAGCCTCGGCGAAGGCCTGCCGCCACTGGGGGTCGCTG
This portion of the Candidatus Hydrogenedentota bacterium genome encodes:
- the amrS gene encoding AmmeMemoRadiSam system radical SAM enzyme, translating into MPRAASGKSFRGGSLEALFSLRAADAAPSLSVHEKDGAVRCLACGHRCLIRPGRRGVCKVRHNEAGKLRVPFGYVAGLQADPVEKKPFFHVLPGSIALSFGMLGCDLHCGYCQNWMSSQALREEDAGTEVRPMSAAEIASAAVWSGARLVVSTYNEPLITAEWAAAVFAEARDRGLLCGFVSNGHATPEVLEYLRPVLDLCKVDLKSFDDRQYRRLGGRLAPVLDTLERLAGMGVWVEVVTLLVPGFNDGEKELKAMAGFLAGLSPDIPWHVTAFYPQFRMTEPRPTTAADLLRACDIGRDAGLRHVYAGNLPGRVGGRENTLCGACGALLVERRGFHVMRQRVNGGMCPDCGVSVPGRWVSRQA